A portion of the Syngnathoides biaculeatus isolate LvHL_M chromosome 7, ASM1980259v1, whole genome shotgun sequence genome contains these proteins:
- the lhx4 gene encoding LIM/homeobox protein Lhx4 yields the protein MMQSAAVLPTESPVKSLPDILGVPLQQIPQCAGCSQHIVDKFILKVLDRHWHSKCLKCADCHTPLADKCFSRAGSVYCKEDFFKRFGTKCASCQQGIPPTQVVRKAQDFVYHLHCFACIMCSRQLATGDEFYLMEDGRLVCKVDYETAKQNDDSEAGTKRPRTTITAKQLETLKSAYKNSPKPARHVREQLSSETGLDMRVVQVWFQNRRAKEKRLKKDAGRHRWTQFYKSVKRSRGGSKVEKESSADDAGLSDSELSFRDEQVLSDLGHGNGLYGSVGDVTGGAVLNGGFSVDPAGQPYHDIRAGSPYGLPQSPSSIASLPGHTPLLNNLAFTMDALGAQGGPGGVGQALRAMVGGPTSDLSTGSSTGYPDFPTSPASWLDEMDQSQF from the exons ATGATGCAAAGTGCGGCGGTCCTCCCCACAGAGAGTCCCGTGAAGAGTTTACCGGACATCCTGGGAGTGCCACTGCAAC AGATTCCTCAGTGCGCGGGCTGCAGTCAGCACATCGTGGACAAGTTCATCCTGAAGGTCCTGGACCGGCACTGGCACTCCAAGTGCCTCAAGTGCGCCGACTGCCACACGCCGCTGGCCGACAAGTGCTTCTCCAGGGCCGGCAGCGTCTACTGCAAGGAGGATTTCTTCAA GCGGTTCGGGACAAAATGCGCATCCTGCCAGCAGGGGATCCCTCCGACGCAGGTGGTGCGGAAGGCGCAGGACTTTGTGTACCACCTGCACTGCTTCGCGTGCATCATGTGCAGCAGGCAGCTGGCCACGGGGGACGAGTTCTATCTCATGGAGGACGGGCGGCTGGTGTGCAAGGTGGACTACGAGACGGCCAAGCAGAACG ATGATTCCGAGGCGGGGACCAAGCGACCGAGGACCACCATCACGGCCAAGCAGCTGGAGACCCTCAAAAGTGCCTACAAGAACTCCCCCAAGCCGGCGCGACACGTCAGGGAGCAGCTTTCCTCCGAGACGGGCCTGGACATGAGAGTGGTGCAG GTTTGGTTCCAGAACCGCCGGGCGAAGGAAAAGCGTCTAAAAAAAGATGCGGGTCGCCATCGTTGGACTCAATTTTACAAAAGTGTTAAACGCAGCCGAGGAGGGTCAAAGGTCGAGAAGGAGAGCTCGGCGGACGACGCGGGGCTCAGCGACAGCGAGCTGAGCTTCAGAG ACGAGCAGGTGCTCTCGGACCTGGGCCACGGCAACGGGCTCTACGGGAGCGTCGGCGACGTGACCGGCGGCGCGGTGCTGAACGGCGGCTTCTCGGTGGACCCGGCGGGCCAGCCGTACCACGACATCCGCGCCGGAAGCCCCTACGGCCTGCCGCAGTCGCCCTCGTCCATCGCCTCCCTGCCCGGCCACACCCCCCTGCTCAACAACCTGGCCTTCACCATGGACGCCCTGGGGGCGCAGGGCGGGCCGGGCGGCGTGGGCCAGGCTCTGAGGGCCATGGTGGGCGGACCCACCTCAGACCTCTCCACGGGCAGCAGTACGGGCTACCCCGACTTCCCCACCAGCCCTGCGTCCTGGCTGGATGAGATGGACCAGTCTCAGTTCTGa